One segment of Hemibagrus wyckioides isolate EC202008001 linkage group LG05, SWU_Hwy_1.0, whole genome shotgun sequence DNA contains the following:
- the LOC131352963 gene encoding cytochrome c oxidase subunit 6A, mitochondrial translates to MAVVGRFSHTLRSVLSAQTRQLSAAAAHGDQGAKTWKLLSFLVALPGVGVCMLNTFLKMQHHSHEQPEFIPYTHLRIRSKRFPWGDGNKTLFHNSHVNALPDGYEHHE, encoded by the exons ATGGCGGTGGTTGGTCgtttctctcacactctgcGCTCCGTTCTTTCGGCTCAGACTCGACAGCTCTCAGCCGCGGCGGCTCACGGAGACCAAGGAg CAAAGACCTGGAAGCTGCTGTCCTTCCTGGTGGCTCTGCCCGGTGTGGGCGTGTGTATGCTGAACACCTTCCTGAAGATGCAGCACCACAGCCACGAGCAGCCCGAGTTCATCCCCTACACACACCTCCGCATCCGCAGCAAG CGCTTCCCATGGGGCGACGGGAACAAGACCCTTTTCCACAACTCCCATGTCAACGCCCTTCCTGACGGATACGAGCACCACGAGTGA